The sequence below is a genomic window from Pyrobaculum sp. 3827-6.
CGTGCTGGAGAAAGCACAGGAGCTACGCCTCCTCAAGTGGACGAGGGTTGAGAAGGGAGGGAGGACGCGCGTCGTCTACCGCCTCACGAAGAGGGCCATCGAGATGATAGACTTGACAATGGACAGATGCCCCGTGGAGGCCGAGGTGAGAAGGGGCCGTCTGATATTCACAACGCCCCTCGGCGCCTACGCCGTCGGCTACAGCCCATCGGCGTTGCTGTCTCTGGCAGAGAAGCTGGCCGAAGCCTGCGGAGAAGACAGGAGGGAGATGCACAACAAGCTGAAAAGAGCCGCCGAGAGGGCCATCAAGCTGGCGAGGGGGCTGGAGAAGTGGCTAGTCGGTGCTCCTATCTAGAGAGACTTATTAGCCGCGGCGGCGTAGTCTAAAGACGCCTCCTCCAGCTATTCACTAGCCTCGGCGGATTAGAAGTGGAGGTAGTAGAGTTTGAGTAGCGCCAGCTTTAAGTCCTCGCAGTTTTCCACTTGGCCGCCGCATTTCTCAACCGCCTTGGCCGCTTCACCGAAAAGCGTTCTGGCCATAGTCTCCTTATAGGCGTATTTGCCCACCAGCGCGTGCGCCCGCGCCAGCTCGATGCGCCTCTCCCGCTCTGGGCCTCCGGCGCGTCTAGCCTCGTCGAGGGCCCTAAGCAGAAGAATAAGCCGGCCGAATGAGTTACTAGGCGCCATAACCTGCACAAGCCCCCCCGCGTCAAGCCAGCCCAGTATAGAAAGGAACTCTGAGCTTTCCCTATACAACTCTTCTACAGATATACGTATTAGGTTTTCTTCTACAAATATACGTATTAGGTTAAACGCCACTATGTCTCCCTTAACGGCGCTGTAAGCGTCGAGACAGAGCTCGAAATCCCCCAGTTGAGATAAGCCCCCTCCCTCGGTTGTGCGTATGGACGAATCGGGATGCACTCCGGCGGCTTCCTCACACTGCGCCGCCGCCTCTCTAGGCTTTAGCGGAACGCCCAGCGAAGCCGCCAGGGCTGGCTTGAGAAGCGGTTTGATATGGCCTTCCAGCGCTTGTAACAGCTCCTTGGTGTCTGGCGCCTCCGCCGCAAAGCCAAGTAGCCTCAACATGTAGACGGTAGCCACGTGTCTATCGCTTTTATATCTCAGCAACCAGCCGTGCTCTCTCAGCACCTCGGCCGCCTTCTCCATTCTGCCCAAAGCCGCCAAGTAGACAAGATACTCAGCCAATACGACAGAGGTAATATGCAAAATACCGGCCGTCGGCATTATGCGCTCCTCCGCCTCTTTCCACAGTTTTTCAAAAACCTCGGCGGCCTTTACAACCCCGCCGAGATCCCCGGCCCTCAACACGCCAGCTACAGCGGCTAGAGAAGAGTCGATTAGGTAATTTTCCCAATTCCCCAGCTCCTTGGAGAGCTCAGCGGCCTTGGCGTAGTATTTCTCAGCTTCCTCTAGCCTGCCAGCGTCCAGCTTGGCCTTCGCGAGGCTGTAGTACAGCACGGCCTCGGCCTCCGACAACTCACTCCAAAGCACCTCCGGCGGCCTCACTAGAGATAGGGCGGCTAGGTACTTCTCCAGTTCTTTGCTCAGCTCGCCTTTCTCCGCTTTTTTCCTCAGCTCCTCCAGTTTAGGCAACAGCTCGCCTACCCTCCTTTCAAAAGCCTTCTCCAGAGACTCTACGCAGTCCTCCCTCGCCTCTCCCGTGCACAAGTCGACGCCGCACGGCGGGAGGCCTTTCCTGGCGAGGTGCATAAGCGCATAGGTCTCTGCCAGAGTTCTCATATCCGGGTCTTGAATACCGCCTAGAAGCTGGCAGACGTCTTCACGTAATTTCTTAGCATCGGCAGATGTAGTAAGGACTGCTGCGTAGGCGGTGGCGAGGTTCGCCTTCGCCCAGTCCTCCCTCACCTGCTCTTTGACCCACTTAACCTCTTCTAAAATACGCCTGGCCAGTTCCAGCCGCTCAACTACCGCTGGCGTAGCCGCGGCGTGAAGCACGGCGGCCCACCAATCCGGCGCGTGCTCTCTCAGCGGCGAAAGCGCGTTGAGAATAACACCAACAGCATCCGGAGACGCCACCAGTTGTACAGCTGGCAGAGCCGCCTCCAGCGCCTTGATAGCCACCTGTCCGCTCAACACCCCCGACCTCGCCGCCACAACGGCCAAACCAAGGCCGTTGAGACGCTCCCACAGCTTGGCGTAGCCTCTCTCCCTCCACGTCTTTACCAGCTTCTCCACCTCCTCCATAGCTTTGCTGTGCTGGCTTGCTAAGGGCTTTGGTATCTTGTCCAATACGGCCATTGCCCGCAGAAGCTCGCGGGTGAACGGCGTCAGCTCGCCGTCTGCCAGCAGATAGCCGTCTATCACACATCCCCTCCTTATCCTCTCGGCGGCGTTCTTCATATCTTCTCCAGCCCTCTCCGCCGCCTCGGCAACTGGCTTGTAAGGATAGCCGGAGATGGCGGCGCCGAGCATTAACGCAAATTTCTCTAGACAGACCGCCACCTCCCACTCCCGTTCTAAATCGGGGCCGTGTTCCCTCAAGAAGTCTTGGATGTCGTAACTCTCGACGCCGTATTTGACCCATACGTCCAATTCTTTCAACTTCTCCACCCCTTCTAAGACGTGGTCTTGTCCGATGCTTGATTTGGCTTCTGCCGCTAGTTTTAATGCAGATTCTATTAAGTCGTGGTGTCTGACTGAGAGCCAGCTGAACACCCTCTGAGGCAAAGCCTCTCTGCCGCAACGGACGCCGTTGTACCTGGCCCACCTCCACTCAACCCACTTCTCCAGCAGAGTGGGCGGGATGAGGACGTCGCCTGGCCTCGCTTTCTCGGCAAGCTTCGCCCTAGCCGCCAGCACCGCAGAGAACACCCAAGCCAAGTCGGGGCACTTCACATCGCCGCCACCCCGCTCAACCCCCAACACCTCGTTGACGTAGGTAAGCATAAACCTAAGGGCCTTCCCCCCAGCCGCCTTCACCATCTCCTCCACCTTCTCAAGCTGGCAACCCCGCTCTCTCAACTCCTCGCCGACGAGCTTGGCGATTAGGGCGTAGCCTTCGTCGAATTTCGTAATTTCCCCGGCCAGCGCCTCCAGCCCCTCTCCCTCTAGCCGACAGCCGGAATACCGCCTTATTACCTCGGCGAGGAAATCCAAGCTCTTCAAATCAAGGACGATGGGGGTCATGCGCCTCTTCACCTCCTCACCCAGCGCGTTGTAGACGTCCGTCGGCAGTACCAAAACTACAGAGGCTGTGGGCCGCCCCCCGCGGTGCGTCAAGTTGACAAGCTCAGCCACTACGCCGGCGGCCTCGGGCTTTGGCTTTTCCAGCGGCTTTTCAAGACCACCCAGCTCGTAGAATCTAGGCGTAGAGGGATCATAGAACAAGATATAGCTACGGCCTACCCTATCCACCACCTCTGGCAGATTATCGGGCTTCAGCCTATTTACGTTTATCACGCCTCTAACCGCCGCCTTTCTCAGAACTTCGCCCAGCACGGCTCTGGCTAGTGTGGACTTGCCGACTCCTCTTGGGCCGACTATGGCTAGGACGCCACCTTTCTCCACCACCTCCCACACCCTCCTCTCCACCTCCTCCACGGCTTGGGCTAGTCCGTACTGCGCCGGGTTTACATACGGCGCGCCCATTACGTACAAGACGCCGCCTCTGCGCTCCACGCCCAGCTCCTCCGGCTCGGTGTAGACGGCGCTGTCGGGCCTAAGCTTATCCTCAAGCTTAGAGACTCTGGCCTCCAGCTCGGCGAGCTTCTCCTCGATTTTCTCCACCACCTCCTCCAGCTTTGTGGTGTCTATTCCGTAGAGTGCGTCTAGCGCCTTCTCCACCTCCTCTCCGCTTCTCCCCAGCGTAGCGGCGGCTTTCCACGCCAACACCTTCCGCAGATCTTCGTGTAGGCCTCTCCACCTCTCCCTCTGCTCTATCCACTGCCTGACCCAGTTGCTCCCCGCGGCGCCCACCACAGCGGCTACTACGTCCGAGACGGCGTCAGGCACCGAGACGCCGTACTGCAGTAGAGGTACAGCCGCGGCTTTCAGCGCCGCGCCCCCCACACTTTTCAACACTTCACGCACCCTACCCCAGACACCCGGCGCCAGCAACGAGGAAAGCTCTTCATAGGCCTCTCGTTGCTTCCCTAGGTACTTCACGGCGGCCTCCTCGCCGCCTTGCCTCAGCCTCTTCACAACCTCAGCCACGAAGCCAGGCGGCACGTACTTAACGCCGAGGTATTCGACAGGCCGGTGGCGGAAGTGTTGTTTGATGAGTTCGACGGCCCTCTCTGCGTCGCCGCTGGCGTATCTCTCCGCGTCGTCCCACGGGATGTAGTAGACCAGCCTATACGGCCCCCCGCCCACCTCCTCGGCGAGTTCTCCCTTCTCGACGGCGGTCTTCTCTATGAAATTCACCTTCTGCTGGTCCGCGTTCTTCTGCCCGTAGTTAGTTATGAAGAAGGTCTTGCCGCTACGAGGCGGCCCGATAACTACCACAGTGTGAAAAGGGTACATATTAGCCCTCTCCTTGTTATATGGCGCAAATAAGTCGCCAGCGACTTCCACGGTGAGATAGGCGGGCTTATATTTATTCATTATCTGGGGCTATAGAGACTGTTTCTAATTCTCCGTATGTATGTTATGTGGCGGGGTTTAGAAGGTTGTGGGTTTTGTTCTACAACTGCCCGGTTCTTAATCTACGGGGTCGAGGGGGCCGCTGACGTGTTTTGCCGAGATTAGTGTATTACGTATCTCATTTGTTCTCTTGGAAACTCGCCGGGGGATAGTCTGTGTAGCCAGTCTCTTACTCTCTGTCTCATATTTACCACAAAATCTACAACTACCCTCAGCTCCTTCTTGTCAAACTCTAAGTTGGGAAATAATAATTTTAAAAAGGCGCTCATCATTCTCCTAACGGCTTTCTCATCTCTAATAGAGACGGCGCCTGAGAGCTCCAAATACCTACCCACCTCCCCCGCTAAGCTTTCTTTCCTCATTACGTGCATAGCTTCTGAGAAGTAGTCTAGCGCTATGCCGTAGCCTTGGGAGAGGTGGTAGCTGGCCTGTCTAATTTTGGGAAGAATCCAGCCTGGGACAACTCCATGTATTCTATCGATCAAGGCGGAGTCTCGCATGGGCTGCGGCAGTATGTAGGTAAAGTCCTCCACAGGCACGTAAACACCGCCCCTCTCCTCTACCTCCACATTGCCTAACATAACAATAGAGCAACCAGAGGTTACCTTCTGCTTACCTCTCTCGTAATGGCCGCTCTCCATGAAATCCTTTAACTTAGCCACTATCTCGTCTGGGTTGGGGAATCTCACTCTGGAGATCTCGTCAAAAACCACGGCGTCTCTAACAGCAATTTCGCCAGGTATTCCAGATCTTAAATTGTAAAATAGGGCGGCTGGCGATATCATGCCGCCTACAATTATCCTCGTATACCTACTGGCGTTTCTAAAAATAAAAGTCTTGCCAGTGGCTCTGGGGCCAAACTCCACAAGGTGGACATTCTCCTCCACCAGCGGCAACAGTCTAGAAAGTAGAGCCAGCTTCCTCTCAGTAGTGGGGTAGGCGTTGTGGTTATAACCCACTGTGTTAATTAAGACGTCGAGCCACTCCTCAAATGAAAACTCCCGCCTCGCCTCTTTCAAAATTCCCGGATCTGACGTGGGGCTTTGAAAAGGCTGAAAATCGACTACCATTACGGGATTTTCTAAAAGCTCTCCTTTTTGATCAGTCCTAGCGGTCTCCGGGGAGTACTCCAGCTCGATCAAGCCCCACATACCGGTGATCATCGTATTGGGGTGGCTTCTGGCTATGTCGGCGGGCACCCTCACGTCGTTTTCCCCAATAGAGGGGATTATGGCTCTGTGCTCCCCCGTCTCTAGATCAACCCAAATCCGCAACTCGTCTATAATCTTAATTCTCTTCTCCTCCACTAGGAGGTGTTTGACGTACTCCTTCTCGCTAGCCTCGAAATAATGTTTCTTTACAAATTCTCTAAGTCTATTCATCCAGTCGCTGGGGTACTGTAGCGAAAACTCCGTCATTAAATACTCGGCGACGAAGCCAGGCAGTTTAGAAACCACAGCCTCCTGCAGAAGTTTTTTATCCACAGCATAGTCGCCAAAAACCCTCTTAATCTTAGCAAAAATATCTCCCCCCGTCACAGCTTCAGAGTACTAGGCCTCCTAGGCGACTTACCCACAGACCGCGAGGCCTTAACCTCCACCACCCCATCTCTAACATACTTCCCACACCTAAAACTATAGGACACTTTATAGACACCCTCATCCAGCTTTACCTCAACTCTATGCCTCCCGTCGCCCACAGACAGCCTCTCTGAGCCCCACGGAGCTTCTAAAACAACCTCAGCCTCTTTACACAAGCCAGATGTGGAAATTCCAAACTCTATAAAATCTCTCTCACCAGCAACCACGTCGGTCTTTGTAAAATCTATAGAGGGCGGAACCTCCTCTTCTTCTTCAACCTCCTCCTCAACCACTTCCTCTCCAGAGAGGATTTCAAACAGTTTTTTGAATTCGTTAAGTGCCTCATCAGGAATACCATAAAGCTGTGCAACAGCCCTATCAAGCTCATCCTCAACCTTTGCAAGCTCATCCTCAGGATTCCTAAACTCTCTACAGTAATCAGGCTTAGTCTGAGCATAGAGACACTTAGCTAGTTCATGGGCTTTCTTCGAAAGCTCTGCTATCCTCCTATGTACGGGATCACTAGGATTAAACTTACGCACGGTGATGTATTCCTCTACACTCGAAACAACAGCATATTGAAGTACGAACTGAATAATTGTTGAATTGAGAACACCTGCTAGGTAATAAGCCTCCTCTTCGTTTTGCAAGGGGATCATCACCACAGTATGATCCGGTACTACTGCACGTAAGCCTAAATACTTATCCTCTACAAGACCTATAACAGCAACATGGAAACCACCAGCTTGCATTCTTGCTGAGACTTCTTTCCAAACAACTTTGTAGGGAGCAAAGGCGGGCTCAATATTGAATAGATAATAGAATGGCGGTGCTCGTAGCTCCCCTTTCTCAAGCCCAAGCTCACGGTACGGTTTTAACTGTGACTTATAGGGTTCTCCACCTCTGTTAATTAAATCATTAAAGTAATTAAGAAAGTATCTCCACGTCAAAGGATACCTTGTTTTCATATCAGAGTGAG
It includes:
- the brxL gene encoding BREX system Lon protease-like protein BrxL — protein: MTGGDIFAKIKRVFGDYAVDKKLLQEAVVSKLPGFVAEYLMTEFSLQYPSDWMNRLREFVKKHYFEASEKEYVKHLLVEEKRIKIIDELRIWVDLETGEHRAIIPSIGENDVRVPADIARSHPNTMITGMWGLIELEYSPETARTDQKGELLENPVMVVDFQPFQSPTSDPGILKEARREFSFEEWLDVLINTVGYNHNAYPTTERKLALLSRLLPLVEENVHLVEFGPRATGKTFIFRNASRYTRIIVGGMISPAALFYNLRSGIPGEIAVRDAVVFDEISRVRFPNPDEIVAKLKDFMESGHYERGKQKVTSGCSIVMLGNVEVEERGGVYVPVEDFTYILPQPMRDSALIDRIHGVVPGWILPKIRQASYHLSQGYGIALDYFSEAMHVMRKESLAGEVGRYLELSGAVSIRDEKAVRRMMSAFLKLLFPNLEFDKKELRVVVDFVVNMRQRVRDWLHRLSPGEFPREQMRYVIH